In Deinococcus aerophilus, one DNA window encodes the following:
- a CDS encoding alpha/beta fold hydrolase, with the protein MILALGVGYLLALAQGVLIRPPLVIGQDAVPPAGHGMNASSTLENEGGAFINIRPAGEATTLLIFYPGGLVRPQAYEWLGRALATDGVQTMIPVFPVDLAVTGVNRADALISKFGVGKRVVLAGHSLGGAMAVQYAVGRPDQIDGLILMGAYPPDNVSLRDRTLPVLTLLAGEDAVADPANVRSGLKRLPDGARLTVIPGAVHSFFGRYGPQKEDGLPTVTRAAAELAILGAVRDFLGGLPAR; encoded by the coding sequence ATGATCCTGGCTCTGGGCGTGGGCTATCTGCTGGCGCTGGCCCAGGGGGTGCTGATCCGGCCTCCGCTGGTGATCGGCCAGGACGCCGTGCCGCCGGCTGGACATGGGATGAATGCAAGTTCTACGCTGGAAAACGAGGGTGGTGCGTTCATCAACATCCGTCCTGCCGGGGAAGCGACGACGCTCCTCATTTTTTATCCGGGCGGTCTGGTGCGCCCACAGGCCTACGAGTGGCTGGGCCGCGCACTGGCCACCGACGGCGTACAGACCATGATTCCCGTGTTTCCCGTGGACCTGGCCGTGACCGGCGTGAACCGTGCCGACGCACTGATCAGCAAGTTTGGCGTGGGCAAACGGGTGGTTCTGGCGGGGCATTCCCTGGGCGGAGCCATGGCGGTGCAGTACGCCGTGGGCCGTCCCGACCAGATTGACGGCTTGATCCTGATGGGCGCGTATCCGCCAGACAACGTGAGTCTGAGGGACCGCACCCTGCCGGTGCTGACGTTGCTTGCGGGCGAGGACGCGGTGGCCGATCCGGCGAACGTGCGCAGCGGCCTGAAGCGGCTACCCGACGGCGCCCGGCTGACGGTGATTCCCGGTGCCGTCCACAGTTTTTTTGGTCGGTATGGCCCGCAGAAGGAGGATGGTTTGCCCACCGTGACCCGCGCGGCGGCGGAACTGGCCATCCTGGGAGCGGTGCGGGACTTTCTTGGCGGCTTGCCCGCCCGGTAG